A segment of the Eleutherodactylus coqui strain aEleCoq1 chromosome 6, aEleCoq1.hap1, whole genome shotgun sequence genome:
GCACCCACCCTCCCCGAGTGAAGGGTGCCTGACCAATAGGTCCTGTAAGGTTCTACAGTAGTTTCATGATTGACTCTGGGTTTGTCCCATACCTGTCCACACAGCTTTCCTGTCTTTTCCTGTCCTGACTTTGGCTCGTACGTTGACCACAATTTATCTGATCGCCGCCTGCCTTGACCTTCTGCCTGTCTCTCCAGTTAAGCAAGAACTCCTATTGTCCTGACCTTGGCATTTGTATTGCCTACTTCTCCGTCTGTCCCTCCAGTACTGCACTATGGTGCTTTTGACCTGTCCATGTCAGCTGTCACTACACTGAGACCAATCTCTTGGAGTAACTGCCTGTAGGTCCCTGCAGCTAAAGTCCAGATCTTCCTTGGAGGGGTTAATAGATAAAAACCTGGGAATCTCAAGTCGCTGCCCTCTGGAGTAGCCGAAAGTCAAATCGATCAGTGGCACAGTGGgtacacatctgctgcatgacaCAAACTTACCGCATTAATACCAGAGAGTTGCTGAGAAAGCTGCAGAACAATAGCAATGAAGATTGGCTGCCGATAAAGTGGTGAGCGGAACAACTCAAGTATAGTGACTTTCTTCTCCCTCATCATTTGCCGACTCTCTTCCTTCATCTCCTGAAGGTCGCTGGTTACATCTGTGGTGCCACGAAGTTTCTTCAGGACTGTGAAAAATGCAATGAGATACAGTTAGGGTAAATTCCACATGGCATGAAACACATGAATTGATGACATGGAACAGGATACACATTCTGATCATGAGCTAATAGTACTCACCACTTTTGGCTTTGTCTTCTTCATTACGGTTGATAAGCAAAAACCGAGGACTTTCAGGACAGAACGGTAGTGCTGCTGACTGGATAATGGCAGGTACAAAGATGCAGCCCAGAAGAAGTGGCCATAAACTGTCATTACCCATGATTGGTTCCAAGCCAAATATCTGTGCAGGAAGAGGGAGACATTAAGTCCTCCTGTATAGAGTGCAGAATGTACTACAACTGGCAGCAGTGCTGGTCTTACCTGGGCTATGAGAATtccaaccacaactcccagctgGTGAAGTGTTCCCAGAGCCCCCCGAAGAGATGTAGGGGCCACCTCTCCAACATACATGGGCACAAATCCAGTAGTAAGACCACAGTAAAGACCAATTATAAACCGGCCAATAATCAGCATCTCAAAAGAGTACGCCATCTTGGAGAAACCCATAAAGACGGCAGCAATGAATGCCAGGACGTTAGCCATCAGCATGGAATTACGCctagagacaaaagtacaagaaGAAAAATTAGTCATGCTTGGATGGTATTTAACCCATAACATTGCTGTCCCGAAACATGCAGTACAACTGGTTTCTGAATGGCACATGGCTGACTACAATAACAGTATTCCTGAGTTTGCTGCCGGACCATTAATCCAGTGTAGTGATGTAAATAGTAATCCAGAGATGTCCCCAGATGAGCGGATATATGAAATAACAATTATCTAAGTTTGTGCTTTCCTTTCAGTGTTACGGACTATATTCTGCTGAAGGGGCAATCCAATACTGACCCTGCCAAATCCATTTCTGATAATGATAGAAGCTCAGATAACttgcttcattaaccccttcgtgaccgcAATACACCTCTTTACTGAACTCACTAATAGGCTTTAAACCGGCACATTTAGCTTTTAAAGGCAGCGGCTTTaaagactactgacagccaggctcctgctcaaaCTGCCAGGAACAGAGAAACCTGGCAATTTAACCCCTTGTATAACATAATGAATAGCAACTACagtatgtaagcagatgacagtggGAAGGGGGCTCTTTTTGATACCCAACGGCACCCTGCAGTGCAttcgcaaggtaccaatgggtagaagcctgacaaaggcctccatgtctgtaaGTCAGTCTATTAAATCCCcctcctgcagagtctaataAGCTGCTATTATAGGTTtattagaatgcactacataagtaatgcagtataaGTATACTTTCCTAGCGAtcgaatgatcacatcttcaagtccccttcaggaaCTAAAAAAAtaaggattgaaaaaaaaaaggtttaattgaaataaaaaaatccatttaaaaaaaatactcattttGACCcataaaaaactgtttaaaatggATCCaataacaaaaattaaaaaaaaaaccaacacataATAATAGGCATTACTGCGTTCATAACGACCCAGACAATGACGGTATTTTGTCATTTATCGGTCatggtgaatgccgtaaaaatcattaaaaaaactaACTGACAGAATTGCTTCTTTTGTTCACATcccaaaaaacgtaataaaaaataatccaaaagtcacaggtacctcaaactggtactaacaaaaactacaagtcctcacagagctgCGCTGCAAGAAAACTAAAAATGTCCCGGGTCTTAGAATACAGCAAGGCAAATTCAGTTCTTCTTctttaaaaaacatgtttttttctgtgtaatagtaaaaataaataactatataATTGTTATTGCAGTAATCGTGcggatccagataagaaagaaCACTGTAAAGACAAAACCCCAAaagaatggcagaatttctggacgTTTTCGCcattccccccaaaaaagaagtAATTTAAGCTCTACAACCCATTATCtgtaccccagagtgcggccaataaaatatacaacttgttccaaaaaaacaagccctcatacagctatgtcaacgagttatggctcttgcaatacgacaatgaaaattgcttagtccttaagggcttatttacatgagcgtataccggccggcgttttcacggccgcccaatatacgcttccatctgagctgtcccccccttccctcctcctcaccggctctctgcctctctcctgccctccagctgtttgcaatgggagtaggtGGGACaaagcggagcttagctccaacccctctcattgcaaatgccggagtggaggagagaggcagagagccggtgaggggaaggTGGTAAATGCTCAGATAGAAGCATATATCATCCGGCCGTTAAAaacactcatgtaaataagcccttaggcccaaAACACGTTGatcttgaaggggttaatggaactcTGCCACTTGATACTGGTAGTATACCATAGTTGTATTATAAGATGCTCAGTAGATGTAGGTTGAAAActgtacctgttttttttttaattgcagaaaTCGTCTGGTTGCTGCACTTCCCACAGTATGCAAGTAAGAGGTAAGCCATCCGATGGGCAGTTCACCTCCTGTGCTGGTCCGGGCTCTCTCCTCCTTCTCTAGTCTAAACCCACCCATTAGAGTCTTGATAGAAGTCTTCAGCCCTGGCGATTGTAGACACCATGCGTCTCAGACACTTTGTACCTGTACTACAAAGAGGATGCCGCAGGCATGTGATGGCATTAATGGCATGGACAACTAGATCTCCAAGTGCAGTACGGGTGTGACTGAAACGCACGGCTACTCCAGCGACTTCAATCAAGACCGGGTTGGGTGTGTTTAGATTAAAGAAGCACGAGAGAACCAGGACCGGTGCAGGCGGTGAACTGCCCATCAGACGGCTTGGCAGTCATCTGCATACAGTGCAGGAAGCGTGCAGCCAGGATAGTTCTGCATTGGAGCAAAGAATATAGCATCATTCACCTGCCACAAATCTTATAAGACAGTTAGGTTATACTGTTAATATCAAGTGATTGGCCTTGTTTAAGAAGTCTTGTAAAAAGGGAGAACCATGGAGGAAATTACCATTGCAGTGTAGTGGTACGTGTTATGTCCTGCAGAAGACAGAAGGACTGTATTGAGGACTAACCTTCCAAACCTGTTGACAAAAAGACCCACGGAAAATGAGCCCATCATGCCACCAACTGAGAATATGGCCACAGACAAGGACCATAGGGAGGTCAGGGTGTTATCAGGGATCGGCTCTCCGTACCGCGATAGCCACGTCTCATTGTAAAACTTTTCGATTACCTGTGATGAAAAACAGAATTGtgaggattattacaaatgagaAAAGGACGTCTCAGTGTGTGATCAGAGTATAAAGCGTTTCTATACGCAGGTGGCAGTGCGCAGTGACCTCACACCTATGTGCCACCACCTCACACCTGTACAGGTGTACCTCAGTACAGCCAGGGTATTCATTATACTTCTATGGTAAAGCCTGTGTACGTCCAGCAGGTGTCCCTGTGACACTTTACTTCCTTGTCCTGCATTATGGCTCAGATCTTATTACTGAGTTTACTCAGCTGATGCAAACCTAAGCTAGCCAAGCAATTGTCACCTGATCCGCCCCACGCTGGGGGTGAAGGAGTGCATGCTGCCAGACTCAAATTCCAGTTCTGTACACAATGCTGACTGAGGAGGGTGTGTAGGGCACCAGGCAGCCGATTGGCCGACACGGGCAGACTTACATTTATATACCGCAATGTCACCAGCCACCCAGTGCCCAAAATATCTGGTAAATATCACCCTGTAAAATCAGTGGCATGTACTAGCATCATTGTGACCTTTACAACTGACATAACGCTGTGATCCTTGGTTGTGGGCATATATAACTGGATGCCAACTATCACACAGAGGAAGACACTTGTCTCAAGTGTAAATTACACATTTCTTCTGCTGGAGATCACAGCCAAATACCAAGCGTAGAGAAATCAAGCATGCAGTGCGAGGGAGAAGGGGTTAATTCTGGAGCTGCTGATCACAGTGACTCAGCAGCCCGTCCCAGCGCCAGCCATGGGTTTCTTGAACACAAGGAAGCAGGCAATACAAGCCAGACACTTCAATTCTGTCTGAGTGAAATAGTGTTGTGTGCATAGGCTGGCATTGTGTGGGCAGCTGTGCCATCCGGACATAGTAGGGATGATCTGCTGGGTGTGACTGTTGCATAAAGATGGACTTCCCTTCTCTGCAGTAAATCTCAGTGACCTGGAAAGCCGTATACATGAACTAGTTAATAATAAACAGGCTGGGGTGCCAAAAAAAAGTTACCTAACAGACGGTTTTGGCCCCTGAGGGCCAACACAAGTGTTTATTAAAAAGATGAATATCCACACTAAGCTGACAATGTACCCGACCTGTGATAAATGGAACTACTAAGGTGAGGTTTCACTGGTTCACGGGACTAGTACAAAGGCTGATTTATGTTTTACGTGTTCTTTTCACAGGGAGACAGAACCACATTGATCCGCCTTGATCTGCCTCTGTCTGTAGAGCAAGCTGCATGTCCACAGAATAACCGGGACAGTCATAACAATCACAATAGCACTGCCAATTTTAATCTTAGTATCTGCCATGTACACAAGATAACGCTGTATGTACTGATCGCCCGACTGCATTAGTATAAAGAGGCCTGCATGTGTTGTTGGGAGTCCTGAGATAAATTTATGGGGGTCCCTCACTTAGGGAGAGACATGTTTCTGGTGCTCAGAAAAACGTGCTGGATATATTACTGTATTGGGACGCTAGTGAAGTCGATGCATCTCTGTAATATAACCTCCACGAAAACAGAAAGTGAACGGAAAGAACCCTTCCCTTATTTTTAAATAGTCAATGGGTGATGGAAGTGAATGGAAAAGTGTCTGTTTGGTTACGTTTTTGTTGTCCGTTTAACTAACTTGTCTTTAAATGAgcatatgcagaagagaaggaACGAAAGACAACAAAACAAATCCATTACAAATGGATGTAGATGGAACTAAATGGAAACAAACTGATAGAAGTTGTCAATATTTTTTGACAGATCTGTCTACCGGATTCATAAAAAAGGAAACTATGGCTTCAGTTTAATTGCTTTTGAATTCTGTTCTGCTATCAATTTCATTTTAAAAAGGATTTATTAAAAACAGAAGGCAAAACActgatgtgagcgagccctaattGTAAGTGGTTTACTGTGGTACAGCTACTCAACtcatatctacactgctcagtactgctgtatgatgTCTTCCATGATACTGCTATTTCTGTGTGCTACAAAGAGTTAGATAGCTGAACCTGCTGTGTTTCTCCGTGTTCTGtgtatagcagcagtctacacccaccagcttagagacAAGTGAAAATTAATTGTAGACTCGCAGAAGGGAAAACTGGTGTTATATTCAAGATACATtttatataatggccagatataatGTTATTCtatatgttcacacatggcggctaattctgaaaagtcatctcaaAGTGTGGGTGTGGTATAACTGCGGCCCAGATGTGGGGAAGCTGTACAGTGCCAGGGCTTCTCCTCTCCAAACATCTTACCCCATTCATTTTATGGACCTATAGTAATAGGACCGGTAAAGAACGGCAGATTTCTCCTCCATGACTGGAATGTCTGTCAAATCCCAGTATTGATGGGCTGTTACCTAATTCTAGCAGGAATGTCCCTAACAGGATCCCAATGAGagtctgcaggaagcaggttAATCTTCCTAACGAGATGTACTATTTTAGACTCTGCTTGTCCGCTTGTCTCCGGGCCCGGCTTGTTTATGTTTTTCAGCCCATGAACTGATTGACTACACCCTTGAATAGAAGCTGCGCCCTCATTCACCCTAAATAACCCCGATATCTTGAATGCAGAGGCCCTTGAGACAAACACGGCCATAAATAGAATTCTGCCATGTTTCTATAATGATGCGcagtgagctgtcattgttcccaTACTGACTGGACCATTATAAAACTATTTAGTACTGACTAGGCAAGGATctacagtgagggggatcatACATGTGGACGAAGCTGCTGCAATACTTCGGTGACACTATGTCTCTATTCTTACCTTCTGTGGTGCATTAATAACTCCAGTGTTGTAACCAAACTGTAAGGATCCAAGGACAGCAACGCACACGGCGATCATCAACCGCAACGTCATCTGCAAAAAAGGCAAAAGACATACATGACAATGTATACAACATACATGACAATGTATACAGACAGCCATGTTCAACATTACTTTTCCATATGTTGCTTCCTGTAAATTGCACAAAGCTGTTTGTTCTTAATACCAGAAGTCCCATgaataatcaaactactaatgacctgtcCGTCTGTCtgtgcgtgagtgagtgggttcatgagtgacttacatgctctgcccctgatcacatgacggtgacgccaTCAAagctccttcatccccagtgagggaattACATGctatgcccctgatcacatgacagggacatcatcactggtcctgtacgcacatggctgctgtccagctaggtgtttattagtattccatagcaactgaggccacaggggatttgtagtccgcccgtaatctgcacaagtgtgcaggaCCTTCGATGACatgaccatcatgtgatcaggggcggagcatgtaagttattcactcgggatgagcagcaccgtcatgtgatcaggggcggaggttgacggtgacgtcatcacaggtccttcatctctacCACTGTGCTGCTACTACTCCCTGTTGTATggcatgaacaatgtatgtagcagtactGTGTGTTTGacttgcatgtagcacagctgtgtggcacattgcgccaccaggaaggctggtgctataatttcctaataattactagtaacctCATATTCATCAGGGGTGCTACAAAAACATCAGACAGACCAGACAAGTGGAAAAGTAAACCAAGCAACGGTTggtaactaaagatgagcgagtgtactcggtaaggacagatactcggacgagtattgtccttaccgagtacgtgccTGCTTGCCCGCAGAGGTTCGGATGctggcggggaagagcaggggggaacgggagggagatctctctctctcttcctcccctcggctccctcctgctccctcccgcaacacagcgctcacccccgccggcacccgaatctttgcgggcaagcaggcaggtactcagtaaggacgatactcgctcgagtgtctgtccttaccaagtacgctcgctcatccctattggtAATACTTCCCACTCCTTACAAAAGATGTTGCCTAAATTCAGAAAGTCCTCCTTTGGGGGTACATTACACACAATAAGCTGTGGTCGGCATATGATTGCACTAGTGCGGAGCGCTGAGAGTACCTCCATCACTGCCATAGAGGGACTTCAGAAGAACCAAAAAGCTGCTTGTCCAGATCCTTAACTTGGCAGCTTTGGCTCGCTCGTGTTGGTACAATTGCTAGTTTGTTTGGAGTTTGATGTGCACAGAAGCTGAAGCCTGTTTACCATATTACTCAATGAATCGATTCTTTCCAAAATACAACAAACGCACCTCAGCTGAGAAAGGCCCCAGTGTTTCCTAAGCTGCTTTAAGACCTTCCTGGGGGACCGAGCGCAAAGATGTAGAGTCCTAAAACCTGCTTGCAGCAGATCGCTTGAGGTGAGCAGCTAAGAGTCCCAAAGATTGAAGCGTTGGCAAATGATATAGCTGTAGGGTTTACAGAGGTAACAATCGGACATTGGGATAATCAGTGGCTCTATAAATAGGTGGGGTAGAGGTGTGATAACATCAAGTTAGTTACACAATCGTGTAATCACACCTTGATATATCATAAATAAATACACTTaactttggtgctgtatttatgttatgagcttggttctggtgctgtatttactcaCTGAGATGTTCTGGTAAGAagatgctgctatcttgctgcttgtTGCACAAGCAGAATAGAAATACACTGCCTATCAGtacaatatatatagttttttttcttatgaaggGGAAgccaaaaaaattctgcacaagaTACGATCTAAGCTAAGGTCGGCACTACATCCGAAGATAAATCTGATCTTAAGTATTTCTACAGTCAAGAAAAATCTTCATTAGGTAAAAAGAGAaatgtttggtaccgtgttagccagtagagcaaaaggtGATCTTATCCCTTACTGAGAACAAAGTAAggacttatttagacgaccgtatatcggctcagttttcacgccgagttgatatatggtgtccttgtctgcaggggggggggaggaaggatggaagagccaggagcaggaactgagccccgccccctctccgccccttgccactatttgcaataggagggggtgagatgggggcagagctaagtcccgcccgtttagctccgccccgcccctgccaatgcaaatagtggcgaggggtggggaaCGTAGGCATTGAAAGGCACGAACCTTcgatttttttcttcacactcgcggatacgaattgcgtattccgtgagcgATAgagaaatcgcaacatgctctattttgccatgaATGGcctcttgaagtcaatggagatgttCATCCCGCAGCCCATACCCAATTAACATTGTGCATGGGCTACGGGGACCCGTGTCATCActtagcgacggtgcgggaaataacaatgggaaaaaaagcgTCTACTGCGCATTACAGACGTCAAACCACCGCGGTCAAATACACGCAATACAGAGAAATCAGGCCTTAGGGGTCTTCCTCCGATTTAATAGAATAGATCCGAAGAAGCATATTTATATAcaggtagtccccgacttgcgaacaggttccgttccgggagcccgttcgcaagtccgttttgttcgcaagtcgaacaaatggtagtatggagcgggatcgcaggtggatcccgctccatacaacgtcgggtgccggctgttcttacagcaggcacccggcggcagcagttccgacgagccgcgccgcttgtcggaactgttaacactttaaataccgctctgacagcggtatttaaagtgttaacagttctgacgagcggcgcggctcgtcggaactgctgccgccgggtgcctgctgtaagaaacagccggcacctgacgttcagggggcccgtacagcgtcccacgatgagatcacgggacgctgtgtggttgctaggcagccggggacctcctgaaaggccccagggctgcctatgcagagtgcctatcaagcgcacggcttgctaggcgctctgcatagacagccctagtgcCCTTCACGAGGTCCCCGGCtacccagcaaccgcgatgtgaccggacaggcttctatcaggcttgatagaagcttgtccggtccctgcacagtatgatgtaatgccatagcattacatcatactgtgcaaaacagatagttcgtatctagcgaaattcgtaactcgaatgttcgcaagtcggggactatctgtatattgaAATAGCTATATACAAATCTTGTTCTGTTATTGTTTTAACTGCAAATTAATTATTCATGTCTGTGCCCTTTTATATGCCTGAGAAAGAACCCAAagtaggtctgaaagctcgctgtaacatcatgtatttttgtaagccattaaaaggtatcatatctaccttctcttactgagaacaataacaGAAAAATCTTCAAAACAAAATGTAGAATTGCCGATATCCATAGAGTTTATGTAATTGTGCATTCCCCACATGCCATACTTAAGGCCCCCTGAACCTTAAGAGTTTAACCGGAGGAGAGTTTAACCGGAGCTGCACAAAAATTGTCAGAAATCTTTAAAATACATTGTTGCATGTGTAGTAAAATTTGATGTGTGACTTCTGTGAAGATGTATAAAGACTACACAGAAACAAATACTATACCTAGCCACCACACGTTTGTAGGAACCACCTCTGTAAGTAGACAAAACTTCCTTTAGGCCACTTTACATGATTGTTTGAGCCTGTAATACAGAGTAGTCCAGCCACGTGCCTACTGATGCAAACTCAAAGCATTATAGGGATCTCTGATGCTCTGATTCAGGTCAGTAGATGTGTAGCCGGGCACTTGTGAGTATTACGCTCATGTGACACTGGCCATAGTCAGAGATTTCCGGAAGATCCCTGGAGCACAGCATACGGCACCTTTTACTCAGCACAATAACCATATGGTTGAGCATCTATTCtgcatcacaaccttctctccacCATTCTTGTCTTCTGGACGGGAAGAGTACGAGATTAAAGGATCTTTGAGGGTGAATCTTGTGGTTTAAAAATCTTTCAATTAAAGGTGTTGCTCAGTTAATAGTAGATCAATAGTAGATGAcctgcttattagctgttctCTAGACTGGTGTGGAGCTGCATGTCCCAAGTTCCCATCTGGACTGTAATACTAagcttgaccactgcagtgagaacgaagctgtctgcttcctgcggaaTATAGCTCAGTGCACAAGGACACAGGCcagggaacagctgatcagcagacagTAGGGCAATGGACACAccaaatctgctattgatggccccTCCTGAAAATAGGCCATCGGTaatttaaaactggacaaccccttgaagggaAGATAGTTTCCAGCAGTAAAGATCTAGAGACTGAACGAGACTACGCAGTTACAATATGCACTAATAGTAAGGCAGACTGTAAGGCTTCCAGTGCTGCTGTGCTCCTCTGATAAAAGTCGTTATATGGAGCATCTAGTGTCACATGACCAAGACTGATCTGCCTGATACAATGTTATTTGTCACTCAGTGTGTCCACACTAGACGGCAGACTTCTAAAGGAACCCTGGTGGCAACAAGCAAGTAGAGCTGGTTCTAAACATTGCGATGTACATACATTTCCTCATTGTCATCATCTAGAGTTCATTTCCAGGCAGCAACACAAACCACCCAGACAAGGAAGGCAACAGACCATCATAAAATAGAATGTATTCACGCTGAGATCCAATTTTGAGCTTAAGAATGCTGAACCTGTTCACCTTTAGGTATTTTCCTTATGGTATTCTCATATGAGATTTGTGCTAGGCTCCCTATGATGTCAGA
Coding sequences within it:
- the SLC2A1 gene encoding solute carrier family 2, facilitated glucose transporter member 1 isoform X1; the encoded protein is MTETEEKEPIPKPAANESTSLVHGPEERKMTLRLMIAVCVAVLGSLQFGYNTGVINAPQKVIEKFYNETWLSRYGEPIPDNTLTSLWSLSVAIFSVGGMMGSFSVGLFVNRFGRRNSMLMANVLAFIAAVFMGFSKMAYSFEMLIIGRFIIGLYCGLTTGFVPMYVGEVAPTSLRGALGTLHQLGVVVGILIAQIFGLEPIMGNDSLWPLLLGCIFVPAIIQSAALPFCPESPRFLLINRNEEDKAKSVLKKLRGTTDVTSDLQEMKEESRQMMREKKVTILELFRSPLYRQPIFIAIVLQLSQQLSGINAVFYYSTAIFEKAQVQQPIYATIGAGIVNTAFTVVSLFVVERAGRRTLHLIGLGGMAACAILMTIALVLLDSVPGMPYLSIVAIFGFVAFFEVGPGPIPWFIVAELFSQGPRPAAIAVAGLSNWTSNFIVGMGFQYVEKLCGAYVFVIFTILLIIFFIFTFFKVPETKGRTFDEIASDFRQGGETNTDKQASPEEFHSLGDSQV
- the SLC2A1 gene encoding solute carrier family 2, facilitated glucose transporter member 1 isoform X2, which codes for MESGGKMTLRLMIAVCVAVLGSLQFGYNTGVINAPQKVIEKFYNETWLSRYGEPIPDNTLTSLWSLSVAIFSVGGMMGSFSVGLFVNRFGRRNSMLMANVLAFIAAVFMGFSKMAYSFEMLIIGRFIIGLYCGLTTGFVPMYVGEVAPTSLRGALGTLHQLGVVVGILIAQIFGLEPIMGNDSLWPLLLGCIFVPAIIQSAALPFCPESPRFLLINRNEEDKAKSVLKKLRGTTDVTSDLQEMKEESRQMMREKKVTILELFRSPLYRQPIFIAIVLQLSQQLSGINAVFYYSTAIFEKAQVQQPIYATIGAGIVNTAFTVVSLFVVERAGRRTLHLIGLGGMAACAILMTIALVLLDSVPGMPYLSIVAIFGFVAFFEVGPGPIPWFIVAELFSQGPRPAAIAVAGLSNWTSNFIVGMGFQYVEKLCGAYVFVIFTILLIIFFIFTFFKVPETKGRTFDEIASDFRQGGETNTDKQASPEEFHSLGDSQV